In Oncorhynchus kisutch isolate 150728-3 linkage group LG11, Okis_V2, whole genome shotgun sequence, the genomic stretch GAGACAATATGGCTGCTGGGTGTTTCATCAGCCATGACCTTTGAATCTAACATTAcaatggagagaagaagaaaagaaaaaaaacttttcAGCCAACATGATTTATATAGCCTATCCAAGGATCTTTTAAGCAGTGCCATAGACCATGTAAGTATATAAGATATTGTTTCATATATATAGCAGTCCCACattatttcattattattattctaaCTTATTTCTATGTAATAATATTATGGTTCTGAATGTGATGTTTTTAGATAGGCTTGGGTATCTATTTTTGTTACTGCATTATGGTGCCAAGTATTGTACAAAGAAATGAATTGTGTAAGAGTTAACATAAAATAGTTAAGTACCAACTGATAGATAAAGGTATTGATtatacattgtaaaaaaaaaaatacaacaacaaaaaaaacgctAAAGTCGGTAAAGACCAGGAAGAATTGCTTTTGTATGTAGCCTTCAACAGCCTTCACAGCAATGTTGCAAATTAAGGTCCTCTCATCGCTCGTTCGAGCGTTAAAAAGCGATTAGGGGAGGCTGTTGATGAAACGCGAAGGCTTCCTTTTATTGATTTAATTTACTACACTACAGAGTTCAGACTGTGTGAAGCCGTTAGATTGatccaggatttttttttttttcttcatctaaATCACCGCAAGTGGAAATGATTTTGTGACTGACGCTGAATTTTTGTCGTCTTAGCAGTGTGATTTGATTCGTAGGCAAAAACTGCTTGTTTTTCCCGCTGGTCACGTGATGAGAAGCTGCAGCTCACTTCTTTCAGCAGATAGAGATTCTATACCCCATTGACGTCATGGCCTCTAGTGTTGGTTATGCGGTTCTCAAGCAATAAAACCATTAGAACTCAATGGGTGTTTTGTCATCATTCCACCGCATCTATCACTTCAGCATTGCCTACCGCACAACAAGATTTATTAGGTCTTGTTATTTGTAAAAACTTGCTCAACATGCATGCGTGGCCACAATCGTACAGAGGCTAGGTGCACGTAGAGATGACCGTTTTCAAAGATGTTCGTGGTATCACATCAAGTTAAACCATGCAGCTTTAACGCCTCGATCACACATAAAGAGTTTCCGCGCAAAATgaacgcagcatcatctggacaTGTGTGCAACAAAATTTAAAcgttcaccttctgctaccatttctgtcaagccgttcGATACATCCAATTTGTGCTCCACAGAACGAACTGCATCTGTAATACAATGGTGCAAGGCAAACGCGGCGTTCCATTGGAAATGGGTgtatttcttcttcttttttaacCAAAATGCCAGGACGTTATCGGTGTGATCGAGGTGTAAGTCTCCACTTTGGTAATTCTAGTCCTATGGATATTGCAGCTAGACTGGCCTTCTAGGCCTATTatgctgcgtttacacaggcagcccaattctgatcattTTTCGGTctcttgaccaatcacatcagatctttttcagagctgatctgattggccaaaaagaccaattagtggaggAAAGAaggtcagaattgggctgcctgtgtggaCGCCGAAAACATTTTCCCGTGTTAGACATATAGAAAACAGTTATggattaatgaaaaattgaaatTTCTATATTTCAAGTAAGTTAGAACCAGTGCATTTATATAATAACCAATAAATGTAATAGGGCAATAGTGAAACGTGGTATCAGATATCTGAAATGCATACAAAATACAGTACAATATGCAGTTTAATTAATTAGCCTGTAGGGGCATAGCACTATGgacattttatatatttttttctgaaaATGTGTTGATTTGTGCTTTAAATATAGCCTACATTGTAGAGTagtcattctctctcctatttaagCATGAATGAGCCCGAATCAATCAATATGACCAAAAGTCCAAACTACACTTTCAGAGCGTTAGCTCCAAAGAAAATCACTATTTCAAAATAAACTGTTCTGAGATGTGTGAAGTCTATATACTTTAAAAGGCATAACGTAGTCTACACACTTTAAACTCTAATAATTGCAAACAAAGTAGACTATAATTTGGGGTTGTAACGCAAACATATGGAGGCTATAACCTATAAACAACCCTCCATTCCAATGACCATATCTGGGTTTGTGAATGTAGACAATTTCGTTTTTGAAATGTTGAGAAAATTGGAAATAAAATACGGATTTTATATGTAGCCTATATATTCATGGGACTCCCTGTATAGGCATTGCATTGTTTAGGCCtaatcaacaccatcattcacaACACCGTTGTAAAAAAGAAAAGTATAATATTGAGATTAACATTACAAGTAGTCTAATGTCAAGTGTAATTTATAGTTTGTCCTTGTTGGCCAATTTCACAAGATCTAGGCCTATTAGTTTAGTATAGGCCTATACTTTCACCAACGCATCTAACATTGAGCTATTCCATCTTGCGTAAGCAAGGTTTGCAAAAGTGATCCAAAACATCTCAGACTGTCTTGGATAGAAGCAAACAGGTTTCCGTTAATTATAATTTATTAGACCAGTCTTTCTCAGTATTTGAGTGGGTCCCGATCAATGTCAAAATACGTGGTTATTCAATGAAGAGTAATTTCAGTGAAGATAAACTGTTCAAAAACAAAAGCTTGTTAAATAATTTATTCATAAtacgttttttttcttccatcttCGCAGAAGTAATAATACTCTCTTATTCCAACATAAACGATGGTCCAGTTCTCTATCTTTGTTTGATGAGGTAAAACATAAATTCCTTCAAATTATAGAACGGAGTTGAAATCGTTAAAACAAGCTTTTTACATTATAATTTACAACATTTGCATTCATACATTATGTACCTGTATTGAATTTAGAATGGAAAAAGGTGGAGAGATGGGTAACATTATTCGGCAATAATATAACAAAATGAAGCTATAATATTGCGAGGGTATATGCTTATCGGGATTTGCGGGAAAGGCTGCCATGTCTTGTTTACATTGGTTTAATAACATAACTTActcagtaaaaaatatatacatctcACTTACATTTTCGTTTGTACAACATAAATCATTCACACCACCCATCAGCGCCCTTTCTTTCCATTTGAACAATTTATACCCTGGTTAAATTAGCTTTAGAAGCACCATGGAGTGTTTCAGTCTCTTCACGACAAGTCGTCACTGTCATCACAAGGTGTCCGAGCTATTGCTGCATGGACTGATCAGGGAAAGGTTTGTAGCCTTGTGCTTTTTCAGAAGTCTTGTGATTTTTTCGTCGTCTGAATTAGGGTCCAGAGGTTTGTTGTACTCGTCATCATCCTCATTGTCCGAGCTTTCCTTCATCTTCTCAGTTTCAGAATCATGTTTCTTTTTGGCTGTTGCCATTTCCGCTGCGTGTCTCTTTCGCCATTTGGTTCTCCTGTTTTGAAACCATACCTATTGGGAGAAGCAATAACATACAATTAAACacttaataaatacaattatAAGGCATATTTAGTGGGTAGTAATTATTCTTCCAACATAAAAGTTATTACTATCTGAGTTGGAGCCAAAAAAAACATGTTACTAATAGCTCCAATTGCATAATAATGAAAACATAATAACAGCATAGGCAAATACCACCAATGTTAACAATATTGGAAATAATAATAAGCCTgctaataataattattattataataataactgagaaaaacacacattacacacagaacTGCCACATACCAATTTTAATTTTAAAACGATTAACATTTAGGCTTATAAATGAATTAATGTATAATGTATTTTAAAAAGACTCAAGTAATGATACACACCTTGACTTGACTTTCAGTCATTCCTAAAGAGTACGCCAGTCGAGCTCTCTCTGGGCCAGCAAGGTATTTCGTCTGTTCAAAGGTTTTCTCCAATGCAAAAATTTGCTGTCCAGAAAAAGTTGGTCTGGAGTGTTTTTTCTTTCCATCCTTGTCGAGCATCATGTTTGCTTGAGCTACAAAAAAGATTGAAGAGTCTAGTCAAAAATATGTAAACACAACAGTGATTAGTATTTCATCATCAGTAGTAAACAGTTGTCACGAGTTTACTCCTGGAGACATCGTGTTGACTATCATAGCTAGGCTTAGAATATGAATTAAAACGGAAACCAATATAAATGGATAGCCCATCGAATTCGTTATGTATAGGTAGTTATTATAAGTTATTTACAAGGAGAACCAAAACATAGGTTACCGAACAAGTAAACAAGTATCCTAGGCTATTCAAGAGATGTCTACATTCAAAAGGTAATATATATTGTATAGCTGCATTTAAACATTTTTGCACTATACACAGCCAGATAACAAGCGTACCAGGACAGGGCACTCGTGGATCCCTCCAAGGGGAGCTCTGCATCACTCCAGGCCAGAATATGGGTGCTCTTCCTGGGAGATCCGTCAGGGGCTTCGGGTACCGAGAAACGGCTGCTGGGTTAAAGTACATTCCTGCGGTGGCCAAGCCGTTTATCCTTGGAAAGCCCGAGAGCAGCTGTCCAGCTGAGTTGATAGGTCTACCCAAGATATCGCTAATTCCATGTGGTGTCCCCAGGGCAAGCTGTGTGCTCAAATTATTGAGAGAAGGCGCCTTGAAGCCCGCATGATTCTGCAAAGTGTAGGGAAATAAAGACGTCTTCATCTCGGTCATGTTGTGCAATGCTGCCAGCGGTGTACTGCCTAGGACGAAAGCACTCTGCCTGTTAGCATCCATCTGCCCAACAGCTAACATTTGGGAGCATGAACCACCAAATTTGCTCGAGTAAATATAATAATAAACCGGAGAAAGTAATAAATATAAAGGCGCTGAACTGGTCGATAAGCAAAGGCCACACACTACAGGAGCTTCTGAAGTATATCCTGGATACAGCAGCCACTGAAGGTTGAAACTTCAGAAAACAAAAACACTTCTTTAGGAAAGAAATTATCTTGCGTTGTCGGACAAGAGTTcgattttttttgtaaatgtctCTCCGGTTCAGACTGTCAATAGTGAGTTTGCCGCATGCGTCCACATCGAGAATCCTCTAGCAAGTCGAAGGATCTGATGATGTTTTTTAGTGGTTTTGATGGTGACCATAAGGGTCGGCTTTCTTCGTAAATTGACTCGAACTATGGCGTGAGTGAAGCGGGATGCACTGATAACCGTGCAGCAACCTGCATGCACATATTTCCCATTGgataatgttgagggagagagCGCTCTGATTGGAGGGAACACACTCGGGCACTTTGCATGTGCGTCCCTTGGACAAAGCCACACTCTATCAAGATCGTCTTGTACTGCTATTAATGATGCATCATACGGTAGAAATCATTGTTTCAAGATTTGACAAATACGATTTATTTACAATATAACCCATTACCGATGACAATGTAAGTACATTAAACTCAATACAACTATGCTGAATGGTGATTTCATTGTTACCAGTGATTTGCAGGAGGTTCAAGATGCGATTATAGCCTTTGCATTTCTAGAAGAGGCATCCAGTATCTATTGAAAAGCATTCTTTATGTTTTTGGATTGTGGATGTATAACAAGCATATAGACTAGGCATACTTTACTAAAGTTTACATTTTAGAAAAGTATTAATCAAATCTATTTCAGCGCAAAATGAAATTAACTGACCACAATAATGGATTATTTTGCAGCCAAGTATCATCTTAACTTTAAACTAAATTCCTATTTTTGCTATTATTCGTAGCTTACATGGTCTGTTTTAGAAGTCGAAATTAATAACGGATTCATTGGGCTGTTTAGTTGTTGTGGGGTTATCTTGATATGGTCTGTAAATGTTTTAGACCTATATACAATtgttatatacattttttttttgataTATATAAATGACCATTATTTTGGTTTCGTGTTATGttgtaaatctttttttttatagTACGGGTCAAGACAAACATAGTGAGTCTTAAAGATGATATCACTTGGCCTACTCAATAGAAAATCAGATAAGCGATTGTATCTGTATCACTGTCACTGGTCAGAGGCACCGATATCTTTACCCTGGTAGCCTTCATCGTGTCCAAACTGACAACTAAACCGTGTAACAGATAGACCTGTCTTTTTTTTTCATTACTCAAATTATCAttgttgtttttgcattatttccgTCATGAGATCTGGACTGAGGAAACCGCGTGGCTCTAGACGTCATCAAATTGAGTGCTGCTTCAAGCCTCCGCGCTAATATTTTATGGAGATGTATGAATGTTGTTAGAGTGAAATATGGCCACGTTAGCATTTGAAGGGTTCAGCAAATGCACCTTGGACCTTTAATAAACACAGTATGTTCATTCTAAAGagtttgaaaaagtcaaggtttTCCAATTTTGCACAGCATTTCTTTAAGGCAATTTAGTTAACAATAGGTCTATAAATTATATAGGGGCAGAGAGATAAAACGAGTCTATAGTTAAGTGACATTTTCAAACGCGTTAAAAACATGAATAATACTATAAATGGATTTCACATATTTGTTTGTTCATTGTCATTATTTTAGGTCATATTATCCACAGTCAATATAATGTTATTGACGACCTGTTATGTAACTATTTAATCGGAAAGGACAGGTGATGAAAACAATCTTCATCCGTCAATTCACTCATTCGTTTTCACAGTCATTGGAAAGTTCAATACACCAGACACTTGTTTGACTATTAGGCAATAATCAATCCGAAAAAAAAACTACGTTAATTTCACCTGCAACGACTGGATAACTGCAATTGCACAGAGAATAATGTAAGAAAAGACAatctacttaaaaaaaaaaaaaaacatattgtgAAATGATCAATACTTTGTGATTGAATAATGCATGTTCCGGCTTGATGCATCAGCCTATGCCAGATAGTGGCACATTTACAGGCCATAACTAAATGGGGCTATAGTTTCGTTTAAATTCAtcattaacaaatgttttgtatctattatttATCAACCAACTTTTTGGAATGCATTCTCCACCCCAGTATTTCTATTACTAGTGTGCACATCAGTCTGTGCATTTGTAGGCCTACTAAGCAGCACGGTCAATTCAAAATCTGCTCAAACGATCTATATCTTGACTTTAACATAAACGTATTATATTTGCACTAATAACAGGAGGCCTTTATTATGGAGTTGAATTATAGGTGCCTTACAACTTATTCATTGTAAAAACGCGATATTATATCAGATATTTGAATTATATCCCCCTGTAAACGCATTAGTTTGTTATTACAAGTATTACAAGTATTGAAGGTAGGcctattacaaatatatatatttcttcttattattattaaTCATCAATATAAGTCATTGACTGTTGTTTACAGCGGAAAGGGTAACCTGTACGCAATAGGCAAGTGTGCCCATCACATTACATGTAAAACAAAAAACGAAATATACGAATTAAAATTATAATCGAACATTTTAATGTTCAATTTAATGAATTCGTTGTTATAATTGTTTTATATCTCATGATTGAATTAAATGGAAGTTTAAAGCTAATGCCAATCAGAAAAAAAGCTGACGTCAACTATAACATTGAAGTAAATAAACCATTTAACAAAAATGCCAGAGGCACGAATCACAGATTTTAGTTTCGCAGAGCCCCCTCTTGGCGTCAAGAAGAGTTGTTTATCAAAGACTATTTCATAATTTTCTCCAAACTAAATCCAAGTAAGTAGGCTAAAATAGGTCATCACCCACTAAACTCATAGCACACACCCTTGAGCAGAGGTGTAAAAGTAACtaagtaaaaatatttttaagTAGGTTACTACTAAGGTTACTTAGGTTACTActaaggcccagtgcagtcaaaaacgtgatttcctGGGTTTTATCGtttatatacatttccacactatgaggttggaataatactgtgaaattgtgaaaattatgataatgccattttaatgtaagagctgtttgaaaagatcaCCTGAAATGTCCGCCTGATTTGGCTGaagggagtt encodes the following:
- the nkx6.2 gene encoding homeobox protein Nkx-6.2 isoform X2; amino-acid sequence: MLAVGQMDANRQSAFVLGSTPLAALHNMTEMKTSLFPYTLQNHAGFKAPSLNNLSTQLALGTPHGISDILGRPINSAGQLLSGFPRINGLATAGMYFNPAAVSRYPKPLTDLPGRAPIFWPGVMQSSPWRDPRVPCPAQANMMLDKDGKKKHSRPTFSGQQIFALEKTFEQTKYLAGPERARLAYSLGMTESQVKVWFQNRRTKWRKRHAAEMATAKKKHDSETEKMKESSDNEDDDEYNKPLDPNSDDEKITRLLKKHKATNLSLISPCSNSSDTL
- the nkx6.2 gene encoding homeobox protein Nkx-6.2 isoform X1: MLAVGQMDANRQSAFVLGSTPLAALHNMTEMKTSLFPYTLQNHAGFKAPSLNNLSTQLALGTPHGISDILGRPINSAGQLLSGFPRINGLATAGMYFNPAAVSRYPKPLTDLPGRAPIFWPGVMQSSPWRDPRVPCPDSSIFFVAQANMMLDKDGKKKHSRPTFSGQQIFALEKTFEQTKYLAGPERARLAYSLGMTESQVKVWFQNRRTKWRKRHAAEMATAKKKHDSETEKMKESSDNEDDDEYNKPLDPNSDDEKITRLLKKHKATNLSLISPCSNSSDTL